Proteins found in one Nitrosopumilus maritimus SCM1 genomic segment:
- a CDS encoding aspartate dehydrogenase: protein MKRIALLGCGSMGTQIALAIDSENFPATLTHVYDESKDASFSLTQKLKNKPEIVENSHLLSSQPIDIVVEAASQNAVKDVALSVIQNKKDLMIMSVGALLDESIYDILSDACNDFKKTIYLPSGAIAGLDGLKSVKDELESISITTTKHPRSLKGAKFFETSDINLDEITSSTVVYKGTAKEAVTLFPANINVAALLSLTGIGSEKTSVTIVADPNTDKNTHHIEASGKFGTMTFTIENVPDSNNPKTSRLAILSAIETLKKYCSDDIQIGT from the coding sequence TTGAAACGAATAGCTCTTCTTGGATGCGGTTCAATGGGAACTCAAATTGCTCTTGCAATTGATTCAGAAAATTTCCCTGCTACTCTTACCCATGTATATGATGAATCAAAAGATGCATCCTTCTCCCTTACTCAAAAACTAAAAAACAAACCAGAAATCGTTGAAAATTCTCATCTCTTATCTTCTCAACCAATCGATATTGTTGTAGAGGCGGCATCACAAAATGCAGTAAAAGATGTTGCACTAAGTGTTATACAAAACAAAAAAGACTTGATGATAATGAGTGTTGGTGCGTTACTTGATGAATCAATTTATGATATTTTATCTGATGCATGTAATGATTTTAAAAAAACAATCTATCTTCCTTCTGGTGCAATTGCAGGATTGGATGGATTAAAATCAGTCAAAGACGAACTTGAATCCATATCTATCACAACAACAAAACATCCACGTTCTCTGAAAGGTGCAAAATTCTTTGAGACTTCTGACATTAACTTGGATGAAATTACTTCTTCAACTGTCGTGTATAAAGGAACTGCAAAAGAAGCTGTTACACTATTTCCTGCAAACATCAACGTTGCAGCACTATTGTCACTAACTGGAATTGGTAGTGAAAAAACTAGTGTAACAATTGTTGCAGATCCAAATACTGACAAGAACACACACCACATTGAGGCTTCAGGAAAGTTCGGAACGATGACCTTTACAATAGAAAATGTTCCTGATTCAAATAATCCAAAGACAAGTAGATTGGCAATCTTGTCTGCAATTGAAACTCTGAAAAAATACTGTTCAGATGATATTCAAATTGGCACATAA